The Pseudoalteromonas translucida KMM 520 genome has a window encoding:
- the ompR gene encoding two-component system response regulator OmpR, whose amino-acid sequence MGHETTKVLVVDDDMRLRSLLERYLVEQGFIVRTAGNSEQMDRLIERENFHLMVLDLMLPGEDGLSICRRLRQKENDIPIVMLTAKGDEVDRIIGLELGADDYIPKPFNPRELLARIKAILRRRAKEVPGAPAAEENLIEFGRFSLNLATREMSEGDKTISLTSGEFAVLKALVLHPREPLSRDKLMNLARGRDYSALERSIDVQVSRLRRMIEVDAASPRYIQTVWGLGYVFVPDGEK is encoded by the coding sequence ATGGGACACGAAACGACAAAAGTATTGGTTGTAGATGATGATATGCGTTTACGCAGCTTACTGGAGCGCTATTTAGTAGAGCAAGGCTTTATTGTAAGAACAGCGGGTAATTCAGAGCAAATGGATCGGCTTATCGAGCGTGAAAACTTTCATTTAATGGTGCTCGATTTAATGCTGCCGGGTGAAGATGGTTTGTCTATTTGTCGTCGTTTACGCCAAAAAGAAAACGACATTCCAATTGTTATGCTTACCGCTAAAGGTGATGAGGTTGACCGTATTATTGGTCTTGAGCTTGGTGCTGACGACTATATTCCAAAACCATTTAATCCACGAGAGCTGCTAGCGCGAATAAAAGCTATTTTACGACGCCGCGCCAAAGAAGTGCCGGGCGCACCTGCTGCAGAAGAAAACTTAATTGAATTTGGGCGATTTTCGCTTAATTTAGCCACTCGCGAAATGAGTGAAGGCGATAAAACAATTTCCTTAACCAGTGGCGAATTTGCAGTGCTCAAAGCGCTGGTCTTGCATCCGCGTGAGCCGCTGAGCCGTGATAAATTGATGAACCTAGCGCGTGGGCGAGATTACAGCGCACTGGAGCGCAGTATTGATGTGCAAGTGTCGCGACTTCGCCGCATGATTGAGGTAGATGCCGCCAGCCCACGTTATATTCAAACCGTTTGGGGCTTAGGGTATGTATTTGTTCCCGATGGTGAAAAGTAA
- a CDS encoding CBS domain-containing protein has translation MSNFKELRIQDISHGVIANTFAVEQPLIDLTSPAIKMINNFTNKIPVRASFETTIEQALKQLSVQPSNFILVTDEQHKLIGIVSSADLQSSKTMIIAQRIGLPRSEVNLHHLMIPLTNLLGVSMQSLSYACIGDALQTMEHHGAMFLLVTTANNEICGLISAREIAKTLQIPVHITPIANSFSEVLESVDHPH, from the coding sequence ATGTCTAACTTTAAAGAACTTCGTATTCAAGATATTTCTCATGGCGTTATTGCTAACACATTTGCTGTTGAACAACCGCTTATTGATTTAACCTCTCCAGCTATTAAAATGATTAATAACTTTACGAATAAAATACCAGTGCGTGCATCATTTGAAACAACCATTGAGCAAGCGCTAAAACAACTTAGTGTACAACCTTCAAACTTTATTTTAGTCACCGACGAGCAGCATAAGCTAATAGGCATTGTTTCGAGTGCAGACTTGCAAAGCTCAAAAACAATGATAATAGCCCAGCGTATAGGTTTGCCGCGCAGCGAAGTTAACTTACATCATTTAATGATCCCATTAACTAATTTACTCGGTGTAAGCATGCAAAGCTTAAGCTACGCATGTATTGGCGATGCACTACAAACAATGGAGCACCATGGCGCTATGTTTTTATTAGTGACTACTGCTAATAATGAGATATGTGGCTTAATTTCAGCTCGCGAAATTGCCAAAACACTGCAAATACCTGTACATATAACCCCTATTGCTAACTCATTTAGTGAAGTACTAGAGAGCGTAGATCACCCCCATTAA
- a CDS encoding putative metalloprotease CJM1_0395 family protein: MNIVTPFPSININTANVYTETARRDNQLREVIPPPASSTASSTENKAQSDAEKAKLPGNSDPATYDAKGKLAGEKSVEARDESSGNSDNAEQENEQEKNQATEQEAAKEEQQLAQQELQIKELKARDTEVRVHEQAHAAVGGQHAGSPSYEYQRGPDGTNYAVGGEVQIDVGAISGDPQATIEKMQTVRAAALAPAQPSGADRAIAADATQKIATAQAELASPKSNEDEKTTSKAPASLSSNDSSEEKTAKSAEQARDTQVEARAGRIANFYQMATSPASNSGFSAQI, from the coding sequence ATGAATATTGTCACGCCATTCCCGTCTATTAATATAAACACCGCAAATGTTTATACCGAAACTGCACGGCGTGATAATCAGCTTCGAGAAGTTATTCCCCCGCCAGCATCAAGTACGGCTAGCAGCACCGAAAATAAAGCCCAAAGTGATGCCGAAAAAGCTAAATTACCGGGTAACAGTGACCCAGCTACTTACGACGCGAAAGGAAAACTGGCCGGTGAAAAGTCTGTTGAGGCACGTGACGAAAGTTCAGGTAATTCAGACAATGCTGAGCAAGAAAACGAGCAAGAAAAAAACCAAGCGACAGAACAAGAAGCAGCAAAAGAAGAGCAGCAGTTAGCGCAACAAGAACTACAAATTAAAGAGCTTAAAGCGCGTGATACCGAAGTACGTGTGCACGAACAAGCACATGCAGCAGTGGGTGGGCAACATGCGGGCTCGCCTAGTTATGAGTATCAGCGTGGCCCAGATGGTACTAATTACGCTGTGGGTGGCGAAGTGCAAATAGATGTGGGGGCTATAAGTGGCGATCCACAAGCAACCATAGAAAAAATGCAAACAGTACGTGCAGCAGCACTTGCCCCAGCTCAACCATCGGGCGCAGATAGAGCAATTGCTGCCGATGCTACGCAAAAAATAGCCACCGCACAGGCTGAACTTGCAAGCCCAAAAAGTAATGAAGACGAAAAAACAACAAGTAAAGCACCCGCTTCACTTTCAAGTAATGATAGCAGTGAAGAAAAAACAGCAAAAAGTGCAGAGCAAGCTCGCGATACACAAGTTGAGGCACGCGCTGGGCGCATTGCTAACTTTTATCAAATGGCGACATCGCCCGCAAGCAACAGCGGTTTTTCAGCGCAAATATAG
- the envZ gene encoding two-component system sensor histidine kinase EnvZ — protein sequence MGLFPRSAFGQTVFLVAALLLINQIVSYVTVSLYVVKPTIEQVNLMLAKQIKTVFIDWEDGVEITNEVSDKFFEITGIEVMTQREAMHSGLGQSREYSVLSRSMSEQLNGSARVRISQTDPLIYWVEAPQALGYWVKVPLSGFKENNLEFLTFYLSSIGFLSVLGGWLFARHLNRPLKALQQAAVKVGKGDFSTKLAEQGSSEVIAVTRAFNQMSRGIAALENDRRLLMAGVSHDLRTPLTRIRLATEMMADEDDYLREGIIYDIEDMNGIIDQFIEYLRHHKREELSCEDINALVAEVVHTELKHQRVITFKGNPSIGNIPISAVAIKRVITNMIENALRYSEGDIEVLCYFNSNKKYVVIAVNDSGPGIPEGELESVFEPFKQGDTARGSEGSGLGLAIIKRIIDMHDGKVKLSNRPEGGLSAQIYLPIKV from the coding sequence ATGGGACTATTTCCGCGTAGCGCATTTGGGCAAACCGTTTTTTTAGTGGCGGCTTTGCTGTTAATAAATCAAATAGTATCTTACGTAACAGTGAGCTTATACGTAGTAAAACCTACCATTGAACAAGTTAATTTAATGCTGGCTAAGCAAATTAAAACCGTATTTATTGACTGGGAAGATGGTGTTGAAATAACCAATGAAGTATCGGATAAGTTTTTTGAAATTACCGGTATTGAAGTAATGACTCAGCGTGAAGCAATGCACAGTGGTTTAGGGCAAAGTCGCGAATATTCGGTATTATCGCGTAGTATGTCTGAGCAGCTAAATGGCTCAGCAAGGGTGCGTATTAGCCAAACCGATCCACTCATATACTGGGTAGAAGCTCCGCAAGCATTAGGTTATTGGGTAAAAGTGCCGCTTAGTGGGTTTAAAGAAAATAACCTCGAGTTTTTAACCTTTTACTTATCAAGTATTGGTTTTTTAAGTGTATTAGGTGGTTGGTTATTTGCTAGGCACTTAAATAGGCCACTAAAAGCACTGCAACAAGCGGCAGTAAAGGTGGGTAAGGGCGATTTTAGTACTAAGTTAGCCGAACAAGGATCGAGTGAGGTTATTGCTGTAACACGGGCATTTAATCAAATGTCGCGGGGTATTGCTGCACTTGAAAACGATCGGCGGCTGCTAATGGCAGGGGTGTCTCATGATTTACGCACTCCACTAACCCGCATTCGTTTAGCCACCGAGATGATGGCAGATGAAGATGATTATTTGCGTGAAGGCATTATTTACGATATTGAAGATATGAACGGCATTATCGATCAGTTCATTGAATATTTACGCCATCACAAACGTGAAGAGCTAAGCTGTGAGGACATTAACGCGTTAGTAGCAGAGGTAGTGCACACTGAGCTTAAGCACCAGCGAGTAATTACCTTTAAAGGTAATCCTAGTATTGGCAATATACCTATTAGTGCAGTGGCAATTAAGCGTGTAATAACCAATATGATTGAAAATGCGCTGCGTTACTCCGAAGGTGATATTGAAGTGCTCTGCTATTTTAATAGCAACAAAAAGTATGTTGTTATTGCGGTAAACGATAGTGGCCCGGGTATACCTGAGGGCGAACTGGAGTCGGTATTTGAGCCGTTTAAGCAAGGTGATACAGCACGTGGTAGCGAGGGTAGCGGTTTAGGGCTGGCTATTATTAAACGCATTATAGATATGCATGACGGTAAAGTTAAATTATCTAATCGGCCTGAGGGCGGGTTAAGTGCACAAATTTACTTACCAATTAAAGTATAA
- a CDS encoding glycoside hydrolase family 97 protein, with product MRTLALLLMAFSSITVAQTATVQSPDGNIKIIISDEQSTPSYSINFKNKTVINNSALGFEFKQHAPFSNSFKITKVQQQSTNTQWQQPWGERQTVVDQHNEVTVTFAKPQPQGGTYSVRFKAFDSGVGFRYEVPKQAGLNNIEITKELTEFAVNNSHTATAWWIPARGWNRYEYVYNTTPLNDAALVHTPFTFKNQDGVHISIHEAALVDYAAMVLNQRRPGVFQADLTPWSSGVAVKKQGAFNTPWRTIQIGEKAVDLVNSDIILNLNEPNKLGDVSWVKPGKYIGIWWGMHINTHTWGSGDKHGATTQNTKYYMDFAAKYGFDGVLVEGWNTGWDGDWFFNGDVFSFTQPYDDFDIAALTKYSKQTGVQLIGHHETSGNVSNYRKQMADAFALYEKSNVSQVKTGYVADGGNIKRIDENGIARHEWHDSQFMVNEYLHNVKLAAKHKISINTHEPIKDTGLRRTYPNWITREGARGQEFNAWGTPPNPPEHIAMLAFTRMLAGPMDFTPGIFDLSFNGLGANTNRPQTTQAKQLALYVVLYSPIQMAADLPKNYLAKPDAFQFIQDVPTDWQQSIALDGAVGDFIVFARKERKRDKYTGNDWYLGAVTDEQARTIEISLDFLDNGKQFEAHIYKDGKNAEWKNNPYDLTIEKRLVTASDKLTLKLATSGGTAIRFKAL from the coding sequence ATGCGCACATTGGCACTGCTACTCATGGCTTTTTCAAGTATTACGGTTGCTCAAACAGCTACTGTACAATCGCCTGACGGTAATATAAAAATAATCATCTCAGACGAGCAGAGTACACCAAGTTATTCTATTAATTTTAAAAATAAAACCGTCATTAATAATTCTGCTCTCGGGTTTGAATTTAAACAACATGCACCGTTTAGTAACAGCTTTAAAATAACCAAAGTTCAACAACAAAGTACCAACACTCAGTGGCAACAACCTTGGGGCGAGCGACAAACGGTTGTAGATCAGCATAACGAGGTAACTGTAACCTTTGCTAAGCCACAACCTCAAGGTGGCACTTATAGCGTGCGTTTTAAAGCGTTTGATAGTGGCGTGGGTTTTAGATACGAAGTACCAAAACAAGCAGGCCTTAACAATATTGAAATAACCAAAGAGCTTACCGAGTTTGCTGTTAATAACAGCCACACAGCTACAGCTTGGTGGATCCCTGCCCGCGGCTGGAATCGCTATGAATATGTATATAATACCACCCCATTAAACGATGCCGCATTGGTACACACGCCGTTTACCTTTAAAAACCAAGATGGTGTGCATATTAGTATTCATGAAGCCGCCCTAGTTGATTACGCCGCCATGGTACTTAATCAACGCCGCCCTGGAGTTTTTCAAGCCGATTTAACGCCATGGTCGAGCGGTGTTGCAGTTAAAAAACAGGGCGCGTTTAATACTCCATGGCGCACTATTCAAATTGGCGAAAAAGCCGTTGATTTAGTTAACTCAGATATTATTTTAAATCTAAATGAGCCAAATAAACTCGGTGACGTGTCGTGGGTAAAACCTGGTAAATACATAGGTATTTGGTGGGGTATGCATATAAATACACACACTTGGGGCAGCGGCGACAAGCACGGGGCTACCACACAAAATACCAAATACTACATGGACTTTGCCGCCAAATATGGTTTTGATGGCGTATTAGTTGAAGGCTGGAACACAGGCTGGGATGGCGACTGGTTTTTTAATGGTGATGTGTTTAGCTTTACTCAGCCCTACGATGATTTTGATATAGCAGCGCTAACAAAATATTCTAAGCAAACAGGCGTGCAACTCATTGGCCATCACGAAACATCCGGCAACGTCAGTAACTATCGCAAGCAAATGGCAGATGCCTTTGCATTGTATGAAAAATCTAACGTTAGCCAAGTTAAAACCGGTTACGTAGCCGATGGCGGAAACATTAAGCGCATTGACGAAAACGGTATAGCTCGCCATGAATGGCACGACAGCCAATTTATGGTTAACGAGTACTTACATAACGTTAAGCTAGCCGCTAAACATAAAATAAGTATTAACACCCACGAGCCGATTAAAGATACCGGACTGCGCCGTACTTATCCAAACTGGATCACTCGAGAAGGCGCTCGTGGACAAGAGTTTAACGCGTGGGGCACACCTCCTAATCCACCCGAACACATTGCTATGCTGGCATTTACCCGTATGCTTGCTGGGCCTATGGATTTTACTCCTGGTATTTTTGATTTAAGTTTTAACGGTTTAGGCGCTAATACTAATCGCCCGCAAACTACGCAGGCTAAACAACTGGCATTGTATGTTGTATTGTATAGCCCGATCCAAATGGCGGCCGATCTACCTAAAAATTATTTAGCTAAACCCGATGCATTTCAATTTATTCAAGACGTACCGACCGACTGGCAACAAAGCATTGCCCTTGATGGTGCAGTAGGCGACTTTATTGTATTTGCACGAAAAGAGCGAAAGCGCGACAAATACACCGGCAACGACTGGTATTTAGGCGCAGTGACTGACGAGCAAGCGCGTACTATTGAAATTAGTTTAGACTTTTTAGATAACGGCAAACAGTTTGAGGCACACATTTATAAAGATGGTAAAAATGCCGAGTGGAAAAATAATCCGTACGATTTAACTATCGAAAAACGCCTTGTTACTGCAAGCGATAAACTAACACTTAAGCTGGCCACCAGTGGCGGTACCGCTATTCGTTTTAAAGCACTTTAA
- the greB gene encoding transcription elongation factor GreB, with amino-acid sequence MKTNLITREGYLQLQQEHTYLWNVKRPEITKIVSWAASLGDRSENADYQYNKRLLRQIDRRVRYLRKRIPDLKIIDYSPVQDGKVFFGAWVEIENEQGEIKKFKIVGPDEIYERKDYISIDSPMARALLKKQVDDEFDVITPQGKKQWYVNSINYQKNS; translated from the coding sequence GTGAAAACAAACTTAATTACCCGCGAAGGCTATTTACAATTACAACAAGAACATACCTATTTATGGAATGTAAAACGCCCTGAAATCACCAAAATAGTGAGCTGGGCGGCCAGCCTAGGAGATAGATCTGAAAATGCAGATTATCAATATAACAAGCGGCTTCTACGTCAAATAGACCGCCGTGTGCGCTACTTACGCAAGCGCATACCCGACTTAAAAATCATTGATTATTCGCCAGTGCAAGATGGCAAAGTATTTTTTGGTGCTTGGGTTGAAATTGAAAATGAGCAAGGCGAGATTAAAAAGTTTAAAATTGTTGGTCCCGATGAAATTTATGAGCGTAAAGATTATATTTCTATTGATTCGCCAATGGCGCGGGCATTGTTAAAAAAACAAGTGGATGACGAGTTTGACGTTATTACCCCTCAAGGCAAAAAACAGTGGTACGTAAACAGCATTAATTATCAAAAAAATAGTTAA
- a CDS encoding Tex family protein: MSDISARLASELNAQQQQVVAATKLLDEGATVPFIARYRKEVTGGLDDTQLRLLEQRLSYLRELEERRSFILSTIESQKKLTAALSADINAAQSKTELEDLYLPYKAKRRTKGQIAIEAGLEPLANALFNDANLDPEQQAEQFVSADKGIADTKSALEGAKFILMERFAEDAKLLAKFRSYISQNGVIESSLIKGQEQAGAKYRDYFEHQEALKKVPSHRALAMLRARNEGILQLNINPEPSSENSAQLCAQMIADHYRLDIKNQAASSWLLTVVQWAWKIKLGLHLENEFLAAMREKAETGAIDVFAKNLKDLLMAAPAGPRTTLGLDPGLRTGCKIAIVDSTGKLLTTQTIFPHAPQNHWEKSVRTLELLCRQHKVELIAIGNGTASRESDKLIAELMKANPELKLNKIMVSEAGASVYSASELAANEFPNLDVSLRGAVSIARRLQDPLAELVKIEPKAIGVGQYQHDVSQSQLGQSLISVVEDCVNSVGVDLNMASVPLLTRVSGLNKTLAQNIVNYRDANGSFAKRSELKKVERLGPKAFEQAAGFLRINNGSDPLDNSSVHPEAYPVVKRICEHNSIDVNSLMGNSDFLNKLAANDYIDDKFGLPTVTDIISELDKPGRDPRPEFKTAEFKAGVEKISDLKPGMILEGVVSNVANFGAFVDVGVHQDGLVHISSITNKFISDPREVVKAGDIVKVKVVEVDAARKRISFTMRLDDDIDTSNKPAAPAAQKPRANNSSQPRAAKPKRDNGNALMGNAFADAFANAKLKK, encoded by the coding sequence ATGAGCGATATCTCTGCACGTTTAGCCAGTGAGTTAAACGCACAACAGCAACAAGTTGTTGCAGCAACAAAGTTACTTGATGAAGGTGCAACAGTTCCTTTTATTGCCCGTTACAGAAAAGAAGTAACCGGCGGACTAGACGACACGCAACTGCGGTTGTTAGAGCAAAGGTTGTCGTATTTACGAGAGCTTGAAGAGCGTCGTAGCTTTATTTTATCAACTATAGAGTCACAAAAAAAACTAACTGCAGCACTAAGTGCTGATATTAATGCTGCACAAAGTAAAACTGAGCTTGAAGATTTATACCTGCCTTATAAAGCAAAGCGTCGTACCAAAGGGCAAATAGCAATAGAGGCGGGATTAGAGCCGCTTGCCAATGCACTATTTAATGATGCGAACCTAGATCCAGAGCAGCAAGCTGAGCAGTTTGTGAGTGCAGATAAAGGCATAGCTGATACAAAATCAGCCCTTGAAGGTGCCAAGTTTATTTTAATGGAGCGTTTTGCCGAAGACGCCAAGTTACTCGCTAAGTTCAGAAGCTACATTAGTCAAAATGGGGTTATTGAAAGCAGCTTAATTAAAGGCCAAGAACAAGCTGGCGCTAAATATCGTGACTACTTTGAGCATCAAGAAGCTCTTAAAAAAGTACCTTCGCACCGTGCGCTTGCCATGCTTAGAGCCCGTAATGAAGGCATTTTACAGCTTAATATTAATCCTGAGCCAAGCTCAGAAAATTCAGCGCAACTTTGTGCTCAAATGATAGCTGACCATTATCGCTTAGATATTAAAAACCAAGCAGCTAGCAGTTGGCTATTAACTGTGGTGCAGTGGGCGTGGAAAATTAAACTAGGCTTACACTTAGAAAATGAATTTTTAGCGGCTATGCGCGAAAAAGCCGAAACCGGTGCAATTGATGTATTTGCTAAAAACTTAAAAGATCTACTCATGGCCGCACCGGCTGGCCCGCGTACTACTCTAGGACTCGATCCTGGTTTACGTACCGGTTGTAAAATTGCGATTGTAGATAGCACTGGCAAACTTTTAACCACACAAACTATTTTCCCACATGCGCCACAAAATCACTGGGAAAAGTCTGTACGCACCTTAGAGCTACTTTGTCGTCAACATAAGGTTGAGCTTATTGCGATTGGTAATGGCACTGCGTCTCGCGAGTCTGATAAGTTAATTGCTGAACTAATGAAAGCTAATCCCGAGCTTAAACTAAATAAAATTATGGTTAGCGAAGCGGGTGCATCGGTCTATTCTGCCTCTGAACTTGCTGCTAATGAATTTCCTAATTTAGACGTTTCTCTAAGAGGCGCGGTTTCTATTGCCCGTCGTTTACAAGACCCTCTAGCTGAGCTGGTTAAAATTGAGCCTAAAGCCATAGGTGTAGGTCAATACCAGCACGATGTATCGCAAAGCCAATTAGGGCAAAGCCTGATCTCAGTAGTAGAAGACTGTGTAAACTCTGTAGGCGTAGATTTAAATATGGCCTCGGTGCCATTACTAACCCGCGTTTCTGGTTTAAACAAAACTTTAGCGCAAAATATTGTTAACTACCGCGACGCTAATGGTTCGTTTGCAAAACGCAGTGAGCTTAAAAAAGTAGAACGTTTAGGGCCAAAAGCATTTGAACAAGCCGCTGGGTTTTTACGTATTAACAACGGCAGCGATCCGCTAGATAACTCATCTGTTCACCCAGAGGCTTACCCTGTTGTTAAACGCATTTGTGAGCACAATAGCATTGATGTAAATAGCTTAATGGGTAACAGCGACTTTTTAAATAAGTTAGCCGCTAACGACTACATTGACGATAAATTTGGTTTACCTACGGTTACCGATATTATTAGCGAGCTTGATAAGCCCGGACGCGATCCTCGCCCTGAGTTTAAAACTGCTGAATTTAAAGCCGGCGTAGAAAAAATAAGCGATCTAAAACCAGGGATGATTTTAGAAGGTGTTGTATCTAACGTCGCTAATTTTGGTGCTTTTGTTGATGTAGGTGTACATCAAGATGGTTTAGTACATATTTCATCAATTACTAATAAGTTTATCTCTGATCCGCGTGAAGTTGTTAAAGCCGGTGATATTGTAAAAGTTAAAGTAGTTGAAGTTGATGCAGCACGTAAACGCATTAGCTTTACCATGCGTCTAGATGACGACATTGATACCAGTAATAAGCCTGCAGCTCCTGCTGCGCAAAAGCCACGTGCTAACAACAGCTCACAGCCAAGAGCTGCTAAGCCAAAGCGTGATAATGGTAATGCGCTAATGGGTAATGCGTTTGCCGATGCATTTGCTAACGCTAAACTGAAAAAATAA